The window TGGAGCTCCGCTGCGAGTGTTTAAATGGTCAGCCGCCTTCCATGTGGACCGTGAGCCTTCGGTGGTGCCAGCTTGGTTCCAATTGCCGAAATTGCCGATCCATCTATTCCACAAAGAGTGTCTCTTTCAGATTGTGAGCTGTTTGGGTAAGGCGTTGTTCGTGGACTCTGCAACAGCTTCTGGAGTGCGCCCGAGTGTTGCTAGGGTGTGTGTGGAGATTGACTTGCTTCGACCTCTTCCCTCGCGGATATGGATTGGTAATGGGGAGCACGGTGGTTTTTGGCAGCAGCTTGTACCAGAACGTCTTCCCCAATACTGTGATCATTGCTTCAGGCAGGGACATGATAGGAATACATGTTTTGTTCTTCATCCTACGTTGAAGTTGGAGAAGGTGGAAAAGAAGGGGGTTGCTGTTGGTAGCTCACCTGCGCTTGAAGGAGCCCCGCTAGTGTCTACTGGAAAGGAGACTGCCCAGCCTCTGGAAGGGGATTCTCCTGTGGCCAGCGTAGGGGCAAGTGCTAGGGGAGGTGCGGCAGCGCTGCAACAAGCCAGTTCGTTGAGGGAGAACGTGCTGCATCTGCTGGTGTCTGCTGGACAGGAGTCTACCCAGGCTAGCGTAGGGGCAAGTGCCGGGGGAGGTGCGGCAGCGCAGCAACAGCAGGTCAGTCCGTTGAGGGAGGAGGGGACGGCAGCAGGGCAGAGAACGGACGGTAGGGAGGGGTTGGGAGTAGAGCAGCAGCAGGTTGCTGCTGGAACTAGCGTGGTGTTAGCGTTTGCTAGAGTTAGCGAGGGAGGGGCGACTGACGCAGGCCCTGGGGCAGCGAGTGAGGGTGAGGAGGAGATATTTTCTGAAGGGCAGTTGGGGGAGGAGGATATCACCATGGCTGAGCAACGGGCTGGTAGCTTATCGCCACGAGGGCAACGGGTCCAACGGCATTGTGAGTCGAGCTCCTTGGTGATCGATATTTTTAACCTTGACCCGATTATCCAACAGGTTCAGGAGAAGGTTAATTTTGGGGAGGATATTGAGCTAGTTGAAAAACCTAGGCGTAAGGGTGTTCGTCCGCGGGTTCCAACTGATCGAACTTTACGCTCGAAGACTAAGGTGTGCTCTAACTCCATCTCTGTATTATCTgatgattaattttttattctgGAATATTCGGGGTATCTTGCGTACCCCAAATTTTCGTAAGTTAAAAAGAATCATTTCTGAGTTCTCGGTTCAGTTAGTGGCTATTTGTGAGCCTAAGGCTCCTTCGTGTGACATCCAAATAATATGTGCTCGTCTCAAAATGGATGGGTGGACGGTTAATAGAGAGGGGTCGGTCTGGGTGTTCTATCAAGCTGGTTTTCAATGTGCTCAGGTTGGGGAATCCCCTCAACACATGTCCCTCAGAATCTCTTCTCAGGTGTTGTCGGCTCCTGTTTATTTTTCCTTCGTCCATGCGAAGTGTACAGAGCAAGAGCGTGCTCTGTTGTGGTCAGCACTGCTAGTAGATAAACCGAGTGAGGATCCATGGTTGGTGGTGGGTGACTTTAACACCATTGTTAGTGCGGAAGAGAAGAGGGGCGGGTTGCCTTTCCGGGTTGATGAAGGCGTGGAAATGAGAACATTTATGTCCGGATCTGGAGTATTTGATGCAGGTTTCTCAGGGTCATGTTTCACGTGGTGTAACAATAGGGGTGGTAGAGCTCGAATCTAGAAGCGCCTAGATAGACTACTCTGTAGCCCGTCTGCAGCCTTAATGGGGTTGAATTTTGGGGTCAGACATCTGGGTAGGGAGCCATCGGATCATGCCCCCCTTCTTTTGTCAGCATCGACTAGACTTGATAACAAGCCTAGATCTTTTCGGTTCTTAAATGTTTGGACTTCAAAACTCGAGTTGTTGGATGTCATTAGGACGAGTTGGTCTACCTTTTGCCCAGGGCGTCCGTTGCAGCGGTTGGCGGCCAAATTACAGCACGTTAAACGTGCACTCCAACTTTGGTCGCGGGTGCATTTTGGCAATATTTTTGATGCAGTTAAGCAGGCAGAAGAGGCAGTAATGGCGGCAGAGGCTGCATTTGATAGTGACAATTCACAACACCAATGGCTAGCACTCCAGGAAGCAAGAGCGGTGATGAGACAATCCCTGGTCAAGAAGGAAGCGTATTGGAGGCAAAAAGCAAGAATTAAATGGCTTCAGGACAGGGATAAAAACTCAAGGTTTTTTCATGCGGTAGTGGCAGAGAGACGGGCTAAATCTGTAATACATCAGATTAGGAGTAGGGAGGGGGAGTGGTTGACGGATGAAGCTCAGATTTCAGCGGAGGCAGTGGATTATTTCACATCCTTATTTTTTGTCGAACCTTGTCCGGGGTCATGGCGCACTTTGGAGGTCATTCCCAAGATTATTTCAAGGGAGCAAAACGATGAGTTGGAGCGTCTTCCCTCGATGGAGGAAATAAGAGAGGTGGTATTCGCAATGGATGGGGAGAGTGCGGCGGGCCCTGATGGTTTCACAGGTAGGTTCTTTACCTTTGCATGG is drawn from Coffea arabica cultivar ET-39 chromosome 1c, Coffea Arabica ET-39 HiFi, whole genome shotgun sequence and contains these coding sequences:
- the LOC140038587 gene encoding uncharacterized protein, giving the protein MDGWTVNREGSVWVFYQAGFQCAQVGESPQHMSLRISSQVLSAPVYFSFVHAKCTEQERALLWSALLVDKPSEDPWLVVGDFNTIVSAEEKRGGLPFRVDEGVEMRTFMSGSGVFDAALMGLNFGVRHLGREPSDHAPLLLSASTRLDNKPRSFRFLNVWTSKLELLDVIRTSWSTFCPGRPLQRLAAKLQHVKRALQLWSRVHFGNIFDAVKQAEEAVMAAEAAFDSDNSQHQWLALQEARAVMRQSLVKKEAYWRQKARIKWLQDRDKNSRFFHAVVAERRAKSVIHQIRSREGEWLTDEAQISAEAVDYFTSLFFVEPCPGSWRTLEVIPKIISREQNDELERLPSMEEIREVVFAMDGESAAGPDGFTGRFFTFAWDVVGQDVLEAVVSFFCGHELPRSVSLTLIVLIPKVSSPQDFSQFRPISLCNFVNKVISKTLAARVAKVLPSIISPQQSGFVKGRQIFDNFLLAQELVSDIHRKNRGGNVVLKLDMAKAYDRVSWPFLLQVLRRFGFGEVWIDMIWRLISNVWFSWFAAICAVGDEGAGRICLSVRLKGESAKELCLGSSQFSQGKETAYCGGDWVSVEGVSGQIFGLSFICRAAEEMLLCRGL